In a genomic window of Wyeomyia smithii strain HCP4-BCI-WySm-NY-G18 chromosome 1, ASM2978416v1, whole genome shotgun sequence:
- the LOC129716912 gene encoding uncharacterized protein LOC129716912 gives MSNFITKKLANALAIRPRTVDVAVAGIGDSVKQIKRQISATIKSRTNKFSTTLEFLVMKKPTANLPTIPLSTTSWKIPKIQLADPFFNEPGLIDIIIGGECYHEIHTGKRIPIGSGLPLLIETVFGWTVSGKVPIKSTYAPPTCYISNVDRSLDTALQRFWELESVHQGPLYSAEERRCEDINASTTTRTQSGRFVVRLPRSEDPQVTLGDSRAIAIRRFYSLERRLERDATVRTAYLKFMEEYASLHHMQKIDPVPDN, from the coding sequence ATGTCTAATTTTATCACCAAGAAGTTAGCCAACGCCCTCGCCATCCGCCCCCGCACAGTAGATGTCGCTGTAGCCGGAATAGGTGATTCCGTTAAGCAAATAAAACGCCAAATATCAGCTACAATCAAATCAAGAACGAATAAATTTTCCACTACCCTCGAGTTCCTCGTAATGAAGAAACCTACTGCTAATTTGCCAACGATACCGCTTAGCACAACCTCATGGAAAATTCCGAAGATCCAACTCGCGGATCCATTCTTTAACGAACCGGGACTAATCGACATTATCATCGGTGGTGAATGCTATCATGAAATTCACACTGGGAAGCGCATACCAATCGGCAGTGGTCTGCCGCTGCTAATTGAAACAGTCTTTGGGTGGACAGTTTCTGGAAAGGTACCCATCAAATCTACCTATGCTCCACCCACCTGCTACATTTCGAACGTCGATAGATCGTTGGATACCGCTCTCCAACGATTCTGGGAGCTAGAATCGGTACATCAAGGTCCGTTATATTCCGCTGAAGAAAGAAGATGTGAAGACATTAATGCTAGCACCACCACTCGAACTCAATCCGGAAGGTTCGTCGTTCGCCTTCCTCGGTCTGAAGATCCGCAAGTCACCCTTGGCGATTCGCGCGCGATTGCCATTCGCCGATTTTATAGCCTCGAAAGACGCCTCGAAAGAGATGCCACTGTCAGAACCGCCTACCTCAAGTTTATGGAGGAATATGCCAGCCTCCACCATATGCAAAAAATCGATCCAGTACCCGACAATTAA